AACGCTTAGCGAAACGGAGTTTGCACCAAGTTTTGGCGAAAATTTTATACCAAATGTATTTGTTGACATCACTCAATTTATGCAAAAAAAGCTTGAAATTATGCAAATTTATAAAAGCGAGATAGCACCACATCCTTTTCCTAGAAGTCTTGAAAATTTAAAGGCACTTGCAACATTTAGAGCCGCAACAATGGGGGGGGTAGCGAGGGACTTTGGCTTTTTGCCGAAAGTTTTATGCTATTAAAGGAGATAAGATGAGAAGTATAGAAAAGGTTAAAATCGCCACAAATACTACGATCAAAGATGCCTTGCGAGTCATAAATGATGGCGGCATACAAATAGCGCTTGTTGTTGATGAAAACGATAGACTTCTTGGCACTATAACAGATGGAGATATTAGACGCGGTATACTGGAGGGGCTTGGGCTTGATAGTACGGTTGAAAGTATTATTTTTACTCATCCAACGATAGCAAAAATGAGCGACACGAAAGAGGAAATTTTGCGTGTTGCTATCTCAAAAAAATTACATCAAATTCCTATCTTAGATGAGCTTGGAAGGGTTCTTGGGATACAAGATGTTCCAGAGCTTATAAAGCCAAAAGTTAAGCAAAATGAGGTTGTGCTGATGGTTGGTGGGCTTGGCACAAGGCTTAGACCATTAACTGAAAACACACCAAAGCCTATGCTAAAGGTTGGTGGGAAGCCGATTATTCAGACTATAGTTGAGAGCTTTTTAAGCTATGGATATACAAATTTTACAATGTGTGTTAATTATAAATCCGAAATAATACGCGAACATTTTGGTGATGGAAGTCATTTTGGTGCAAGGATAAGATATGTTTTAGAGAGTAAGCGTATGGGAACAGCTGGTGCTCTTAGCCTTATTTTGGCGCCCCCAACAGAGCCATTTTTTGTTATGAATGGAGATTTATTAACAAATATAAATTTT
This portion of the Campylobacter suis genome encodes:
- a CDS encoding nucleotidyltransferase family protein; this translates as MRSIEKVKIATNTTIKDALRVINDGGIQIALVVDENDRLLGTITDGDIRRGILEGLGLDSTVESIIFTHPTIAKMSDTKEEILRVAISKKLHQIPILDELGRVLGIQDVPELIKPKVKQNEVVLMVGGLGTRLRPLTENTPKPMLKVGGKPIIQTIVESFLSYGYTNFTMCVNYKSEIIREHFGDGSHFGARIRYVLESKRMGTAGALSLILAPPTEPFFVMNGDLLTNINFEHLHDLHMINNAYATMCVREYEHTIPYGVVDVNSGKILGIKEKPTQSFFVSAGIYMLSPDVLSFIPKDEFYDMPTLFEKLIKEQKIVSSFPVNDYWLDIGRMEEYKRANEEYDEVF